Sequence from the Nymphaea colorata isolate Beijing-Zhang1983 chromosome 9, ASM883128v2, whole genome shotgun sequence genome:
GAAGGCCAAGACGGTGTCCGGTGGCCATTTGAAGGTCGGTATCTGGAGGGAAGATTCTTTTCGcgactttttcttttcatgtcttTTCTCCtgttttgttcatcttttttgGGTGGTGGTaggtgaagaaggagaagctGGGTGAGAGAGTTACCGCGTTGCAGCAGCTTGTTTCGCCGTTTGGGAAGGTAAAATAGAGTGGGAATCGTTTTATCCGCGGTAAAATTTTGGAGGAAAAGATGAGCCATCCCATCTTCTTAATTCTTCTGTTTCATGGTTTACTTTTCTGCAGACCGATACGGCCAGTGTTCTTCACGAGGCGATGGGTTACATCAAATTTCTTCATAACCAAGTTCAGGTGCAGGCCATTaacttccttctctttcttggtctgTACTACCAGTGCATGCTTTATATCACGTTTTGGAATTGAAATCTAATATGGGAAAAACTTTTTCAGAGAACAAGTTGTCACAttcataacttttttctttattctcgTGCATGTGAACATATAATTGCTAAGAATgtgaaagaagagaaggagaactTGGAAGgaacataaattttatgtttccCAGGGACGGTGAATGTTTTCTAATAAAAATTTGGAGGAacgttttttaataaaaattcatAGAAAAAGTTTGCTTTCTTCTGTATGGGAGCATCATGAAGAAATTCATATCTTTTTCTAATCAAGCTTCATCTTTCTGATCGGTTCTTTGCTATAAAACGTACACTTTaagttcaacttttttttttttttttttttgattaaGGTATTGAGCTCGCCGTATATGCAACGAACACCCACAACTCAACATCAGGTGagtattctctctctctgtgtgcgtgtgtatgtgtgtgtgatatGATTTTCCGAATGTTGGCAGGAGGgcgggagagagggaggggaggaGCTCAGGAACGAATTGAGAAGCCGGGGACTCTGCTTGGTGCCTGTTGAGTGTAGCCTCCGCGTCGCTAGTAGCAATGGTGCCGACTTATGGGCTCCAGCGATAGCCAGAAATAGTCGTAACTCGTCCAGTGTCTgaaacacctctctctctttctctgtgtttcTGAGAATCTAGTTTTCTGGTAGAAAGAGGAAAGTGGATTCGACGGTTTTGTTgtacaaaaagaagaaggaaagagaagacaataaaagaaaaaaaatagaatctGATCACCACCTGTTCTCTCTGTGTTCGTTGAGGATCTGCTAGTTTTTTGGTTTTAGGGAAGAAGAGTTTCGGTGTTACGGATtattaaagaaaggaaaactgaagaaagagaaggagaaaagaatagaaagaatGACAGGGAGATGGGGATATGCATATCTTCAGACGACCCTTCTCCTTGTACGTATTCTCTCGAGGAATCGTTCGTCGATATAATGATATTCAAACCCTCTCAGAAGAAGACAACAaagaacattttattttcaactTCTCCACCTCTCCCTTCACCACCTTAATCATTTCCATTTCTGTCGGGTTGAGAGGAGGGACGTCGTGGCTATGGACGACGCGGTGTTGAATCatttgagctctctctctctctctctctctcttccgtgCGCGTTGAAAAGTATATAATGCGCTTCGCTCGTGCTGCCGGTGCAGAGCTGCGCCTTGTGTTGGTTTCTTCTGTGATTGAACGATTCAGTGACGTAATACCGCCGCTAACGGGGCCCCTCGTCCTCTCCACGACCGCCGACTCCTGCTTGCTCTTCGATCTCTACCTCTCCACGCCATGAGATGCCATAATAAAAATTTATCCAATGTACCAagattctatatatatatgtatgtatatataaggtTAACTGCTTAGTATGAAGACATGCTAACTAGCTAAGAGAGGGAGTTGGCCTGACTATTAGTGAAAGTTATAGAATGATGCTGTCGGTAGATCGAGTTGTGAGTGCAGAATATCAGAAAGTGGATGAACACGAAGGACGTCCCTGTAGAAATGGATCAAGGAATTGATTCTTTAgaggagaggagaaagaaggCCGAGTACTCCTTCCTACCTACCCTGATGTCAGGCAATCTACCTTTGGATCTGGAGTACCGACGGGACTCGAATCCAATGGCCGTCCTTGCCTGTTCCACTGCGTACGTCGAGAAATGTTCCTAAAGCGGCCAAGTTCGTGCTTTAGGTGATTCTCTAGTACTGCCTGGCACGACAATACATGCAATGACTAATGAAAATTCATGGTGTATCCCTCCAAGGCAGAAGAGCGAGAAAAGGTCCAACTTCTATTTGCTCTCATGCCTGAACGATGAAGATTAGACTATTGCTTAGGGAATTGGGTGCCTAGTGAATTTTAATCAAGTTATCTAACTAcgttttttctttcctttgagtATGTGGACAAAAATCCTgatggatttttcttttctttgatgcATAGGTGCTATAAGGTTTAAAAGAGCCATCTTCAAAAGGACACCCTCCAAGTGTAAATTTTAAACcaccttcaacttgaatgtcttTAGTCCAgccaccatagttggcaaattcATAAGTCGAATCCGGGTGATGATCGGGTCACCGAGTCaagagttttaaaataacctgaatTTGACGAGTGAGGGAACAAGTCGGACCAACCCTGACTCATGGCTAGGTTTTCTAGCCATCCAAGTTGACTCGAGCAATTCTAGAGCCATCTTGGTGAGTCGGGCAACTATGCCAGCCACTACCCAGGTTGACACAACTTCTCTCTTTAGTATGAAAACGACGAGGAATATATGAGAAATGGAATAAACAAACCAGTAAAAAGAGTTATTCATAGATTGATGATCCTGCTGCTAGCATGTATATGGTACAATGAGATCGTAGTGGCATAAGAATCAATTTGATCCTGCTGAATCAAAGGGCCTAGAGATCTATCAAATGTCTCCCATAACTTGATCTTTGGCCGAAACCCATTAATCATGTTTAGCAAGGTCTGTTAACAGACGCAAACTTTTGAATTCCCATCCAGAAAGAGTTGTGTTTGCCCTGTTGAAGtagtttgatccattgtgaAATTGGGTCATGATTCTTAAAGAGTAGAACAAATATTTCATCGTagcggagggaggggggagcccgcctaggccatggccccaccgtagccaatgaataaaaaaaaattacattaaaaaaatataatttttaattagatcatgtattttttaaatttaaattcaatttgatttaaaGATTGGACGACCgaaaagaaaattctggctTACCATGCCGTTTAATCGTACATGAACAATTATCAGAGCACTCGACGTGCTCTCTGCTGAGGTGTGGAGTcattaaattttggaaaaaaaaaaaatcccttgGATTCCATGGGTCCAGTTCTGCCCCTTCGAATATTAGAAGCGGCGGGAGAGGGAAGTGGATACAGCCTTCCTTCGATAACCTCAATTCAATTCCCCTTGCCTAGAGTGAAAACCAGGTCACATTTTCTCAGGCTGCCGCCGCCGGACCGCCGAACCATCGGTGCCCGCTGGACCGCCCGTTTATCTGCCGACATTAGGCCGCACATTTACATTTATGATTATAGAATGGGATTAGTTCCCTTCGCGCGCCTTCTTGTTCAAGCTCGGACACGCACAGTCACACGCGCTCGCTCTCTTTGTCATTCGTCTTTCGTTTTCTATCTCTCGTTCTCTGTTATTCGTCTTTTTATATCTCTCTGAAAATCTTGAATCACAGCAAAAGGTCGGGTATAAATTTCGATGTAGATGAAAATAATGAAGATTGAGGTTCCGAGATGCTATGaaggaagaagtagaagaacATCGAGGTTCGCTTTCTCTTTTGGGTGAATTCCGAAGGTACAATCCCTTGACAAATTGGCCTTCGAGTTCTGTAGCATTGTAAGTTTCTTTATATGGCATCGCTCTTCTTCTCCTTAGCGTCCGTAATCTTTTGCCCgtcgggtacccggcccggtgcccagcaATTGGTTTTTGCTACCGTGAAATGCCGGGGCTTAGCGTTGGACAAGCGGTGAAAATTACAGTGTTAGAGCGCGGTAAGGGGCAGAGTCGGTGGAGCAGTGAAATGTTTgaggaaggtgaggatgacGTCAAGACATCGTGCCCCGTATGCTTTGGCCGAGACAAAGGGtcttgtcattttttaagtttaagTTACGATTATAaacttttaataatttttttttgtatcttaGTTCATTTAgaagatttttttatatattcacaATATTTTGTGACATTATTGTCTTCTTGAATTGTGGTGCTTTATCTTTTACTTTTTACTCGCCATTTACAGAATTACgttttgttgaaattggtttttttttttctaatacaATTTTGATAACTTACAAAATTTGAACTGAGTTTTGGAGTTAAAAACGAGGTTTGCGTTCAAAACATGGTTTTGGGGTGTTTATCCAAACGCTTCCTTAAATTGTACACTATTGTGCAGATGGTTCTTGAAAGTTTGATTCTCCAATCAAGTCGCAACTTCTTGTGTTTACATCTGATGTTTGTATTCTAATTCATAGGTTTTGAtcttttgagaatttttttgcGAGCACAGTGGcttttatgcattttcttcaattcttttaactaataaatttttgctgtttttttttagttttgtttgtgacttgattaaaattctcaaacttgtGAAGTTTGATGTATggtttagcaattttttttgtatttttttcaaagttatcctataattataaatttttatggaCTTTTATGTACTTTTTAATTGAGTGCCACTATTTGCTCTCATTTTATTAttgtatttgtttctttttcacttttataGAGCTATATTTATGACTGGTTGTTAATAAATTGTATGTTTATAATTTCACGAATTTTTCAAGTTCCAAAAGTTAGAACATTTTGCTGTTTCGAAATATTGTATTTTTGTCGTTaacttttaatttaaattttctctctctacaattGTTTGTGACATGATGAAAGGTTTTTAGTCTTTGATATGGCGTTTGTCTAACcaagtcttttgaaaaatgaaaacttattttcttgtaAATACAGTATTCTAATGAGTTTTGAGAACTTAGTTTATTTGTTTGGTTAACAACCTGAAAGCCTGATTTTCTATGAAAACTTTTGAGGGGAATCAAGTTTTCACTCCCTTTTATAGGACTGGATTTTTCCAAATatgaatttcattttgaaacaCAATTTTGATATCACCCAAACGCTCCAAGAACCtggttttggaggcaaaaatTGGTTTTGTCTTTATAACCTGATTTTGGGggtcatccaaatgccccctAAAATCGTAGGCTATTGTGCATATGTTTGTAGAAACTTTGGAACTCTAGTTATGTGgtaatttcttttgttatttgtgaTGTCTTTGATTGATCTTTTGAGAAACTTTTGCAAacgtttttcatttatatggaACATTCTTGGACTTCTACGTTTcattcttgttgttttttacTTTCACGAGAATATGTGTTTGTGACTTgacaaatttttccaaaattgtgAAATTTCATTCACGGCTTCTCATCTTTTatccattttttgtattttgttcaGATTTTctatataattataattttgttgatttttttttgtgttttcaattGAGTACCAACTTTTGCAATAATTTTACTCTTGTATCTTTTACCTTTCACTTTTATGGAACTATATACTTGTGATTTTGATGATCTTTCTTAGATGCTTGAGAAAACAAGATCATAAAGTTTCATATTCCTCCTCAATGGTTATTGCACAATATTACGAAGTACTGATTATGCTGTAGCCTGTGGCTGGGAAGGCCTTGATATTCCTCGACTAGTTGCTCATTGTGAAGGAACTGAGAAACGGAGAAAGAAACATATTGAGTGAAATTTGGGGCTTCGTGACCCTGCCTTTGCGTAGCGTTCAGATAAAAACAGGCTACTGGCAATGGTAGGACTGCCAGTGAGTCATGATTACCTGATCATCCGTCTCATACTATGGATCTAGTAAAGAAAATGGTGTCTAGCTA
This genomic interval carries:
- the LOC116260972 gene encoding transcription factor bHLH113-like, giving the protein MASAGGSGFEFSGEGYEGLDMGEIMGEEDDFIYGNAGEDVGFQRMGMSGSDSSSTTSSSSNGPSASLVRTETGEPAAEHRRRTVSSVSCGSPENGKCPASSKKAKTVSGGHLKVKKEKLGERVTALQQLVSPFGKTDTASVLHEAMGYIKFLHNQVQVLSSPYMQRTPTTQHQEGGREGGEELRNELRSRGLCLVPVECSLRVASSNGADLWAPAIARNSRNSSSV